gcactcggcaaaggagtCAGCACTCGGCATTGTTGAGCTTTCCGGTAGTGAGAATTAAAGAGGAATGCAAGTGAATACTTACATACATCTATTATACGTTTAAGGCTTCTCACTCTCAAGTCACAACTTTTGCAACTTACGAAAGCGGGAATTGCAAATACAGTCCATTTTATACTGAATCCACCAACTTTTCGTAGATTCAATCATTCAAAAGTCAGTCTCACAACAACCCTTCTAAACATAGATCACGACAATCAACAATTCACGCATTCCCTTCATTCACGCATTCCCTTTATTGTTTATCATGGTTAGGTGCAGTTTTCTACAACAAAAACATTAACAGAAAGGAAACACCACCTCAATGCTCAAGATCATCATCAGCTATGGCTAGTAGTCATTCCTGTGGCTTGGAGAGGAACGGCAGGTTCATGCGCTTGTAGCTCGTGAACCTGCCGTCCACCACCAGGTTGTGCCCGGACACGTACTTGGCGTCGTCGGAGGCGAGGTACACGGCGGCCCTTGCCACGTCCACCTCCTCGCACGTCGCGCCTCTCAGCTCGCCGAGCCCCCTGATGATGGCCGCCAcctgctcctcgccggcggcggcgccccagaGAATGGTCGAGAACTGCTCCACCACCATCGGCGTCGGCACCGCGAAGGGCGAGATGCAGTtcacccgcacgccgaggcgtGACAGCTCGGCTGCGGCGGCCTTCACCACCCCGGCGACGGTGAACTTGGACACCGAGTACGGGTACGTGCCGAGCCCGCCGAGGACGCCGCTGACGCTCGCCATGCAGACGAtggagccgccgctgccgccgccggtgctcccggccggcgccgccatgacGCGCGTGGCGTGCTTGATGCCCGCCAGCGTGCCGCGCACGTTCACGGCCATGACGGCGTCGAACTCGGCCAGGTCGAGCTCGGCCACCCTCGACGTGCCGGCCAGCGagccggcgacgccggcgcTGTTGAGCATGACGTCCAGCCGACCGTGCCGCGCGACGGTGGCGTCCACGGCCTCTCCTCGACGGTGACGTCGCGGGGGCGAAGTGGGCCGGAGGGCGCAGCTCCTCGGCCGCTGCAAGGCCCAGCTTGGTGTTGACGTCCGCGATGACGACGGCTGCCGCGCCTTCCTGGATGAACTCGTGGGCCGCGGCCTTCCCAAGCCCACTTGCCCCTCCGGTGATGAGGGCAACCTTTCCCTCAAGCCTGCACATTTTTTTTCCAATTGATGATTGTGTATatggattctttttttttgaacgaacggcactcgacgagtgcgtttctattgatatagcagaaaataCAAGACTACGGCCCTGGGAGGTCATAGGCAGGGAAaccgaaaagaaaaggaaagaaaaaaaaaacaactaaactcacccggttggattgggacatcaacgcgGGGTACCACTCATATCCACCCATCGGCGTCAGCCCCACACCTGAAGACGACAGCGGAGAGAAACGAACCGCAACTCCAAACCACGTACCGCACCCTTGCAGTCACCGAGACTCCGACGTGATCCGGCGCTAGCGAAGGATCCATGGAGGCAGACGCCTTCTTGGGCGTTGCAACCAAGCAGGACCTAACTGACGGAATGAGAAATACCGAGTCCGAGCAAAACCAAACGCGCGGGCGCCTCGCCGCATCCGCCGTTGGACGCCTCCTCTCTCGTGCGCGGGGGCCTCACCAATCCCGCCACAACTCCATGCTCGAACTCGTTCCTTAAGTTGCCGTCGAGATAGCGAGCAAAGCCGCCCCGCCTCCAAGGAACTTTACCAGAACAACAGACCGTCGCCGTGGTCTCAACTTCAACACGTAACCTCCTCCCGCAATAAGCCGCCGCAGATCAAGGTTGTCACCTGTGCCGTCTTCCAACGTTGTACCGCACCGAATAGGCACAGCCATGCTGACCTACTCGCCTCGATCCGCTACAGGC
The genomic region above belongs to Panicum virgatum strain AP13 chromosome 8N, P.virgatum_v5, whole genome shotgun sequence and contains:
- the LOC120684989 gene encoding LOW QUALITY PROTEIN: short-chain dehydrogenase reductase 2a-like (The sequence of the model RefSeq protein was modified relative to this genomic sequence to represent the inferred CDS: inserted 2 bases in 2 codons) yields the protein MAGSGDCAGGSTVGVELALGAARMRRGPTRAARGVGLRVDLLNGGRTAGTRVVPVAPRPDPPPLGWIWRAAAGARRPAAVRGSVGRCGHVRRGGGAAGVGCCSEGGGAEASPPLYLRRAVGGGVRPATHVRPAARGTARRGARAGEVLGRRGAAGGRPYARVRQGPCWARVRRGERAAEAVLGAWPAMRAAGGGLEGKVALITGGASGLGKAAAHEFIQEGAAAVVIADVNTKLGLAAAEELRPPAHFAPXDVTVEEXAVDATVARHGRLDVMLNSAGVAGSLAGTSRVAELDLAEFDAVMAVNVRGTLAGIKHATRVMAAPAGSTGGGSGGSIVCMASVSGVLGGLGTYPYSVSKFTVAGVVKAAAAELSRLGVRVNCISPFAVPTPMVVEQFSTILWGAAAGEEQVAAIIRGLGELRGATCEEVDVARAAVYLASDDAKYVSGHNLVVDGRFTSYKRMNLPFLSKPQE